From Candidatus Manganitrophus morganii, the proteins below share one genomic window:
- a CDS encoding ABC transporter substrate-binding protein, producing the protein MPESSNKKNEITRRRFLGAAGLSALGVLLSGLPPLAGGLFAGTGDTPETAKLKVGFIPLTDCASVVMAYELGLYKKYGLEVIVSKEASWAGVRDKLTIGELQASHILYGMPYASTLGITGAEGQKKEMIIPMAINHNGQAITLSADLKKKGVNTLADLKKQIDADKGKRTYTFAMTFPPGTHAMWMRYWLAAGGIDPDNDIKLITIPPPQMVANMRIGNMDGFCVGEPWGARAIFDGIGWTAITTQQLWKNHPEKVLGMTKEFAEKNPKTVQALLMAIIEASQHLDKMENRAKVAEIISRKEYVNAPTEVFLGRIRGKIDYGDGKTVDDPDYMKFYRGGEVTFPCKSHGLWFLTQHRRWGFIDKPIDYKKVVDQVNRTDLYRDAAKSLGIPVPKEEYKKETLFDGIEFDPSDPEGYVQKFKIRRS; encoded by the coding sequence ATGCCAGAATCATCAAATAAGAAGAACGAGATCACCCGACGGCGGTTTCTCGGCGCCGCCGGACTTTCGGCGCTCGGGGTGCTTCTTTCGGGACTGCCGCCCTTGGCGGGAGGGCTCTTTGCGGGGACGGGCGATACGCCGGAGACGGCCAAGTTGAAAGTCGGATTCATTCCCTTGACCGATTGCGCCTCGGTCGTCATGGCGTATGAGTTAGGACTTTATAAAAAATACGGCCTGGAAGTGATCGTCTCGAAGGAGGCCTCGTGGGCGGGGGTTCGGGACAAGTTGACGATCGGCGAGCTTCAAGCCTCTCATATCCTTTATGGGATGCCGTATGCCTCCACCCTCGGGATCACCGGGGCCGAGGGGCAGAAAAAAGAAATGATCATCCCGATGGCGATCAATCACAACGGCCAGGCGATCACGTTGAGCGCCGATTTAAAGAAAAAAGGGGTGAACACGCTCGCCGATCTGAAGAAGCAGATCGACGCCGATAAGGGAAAGCGGACCTACACCTTCGCGATGACCTTCCCGCCCGGAACCCACGCGATGTGGATGCGCTACTGGCTTGCCGCGGGGGGGATCGACCCGGACAATGATATCAAGCTGATCACCATCCCCCCGCCCCAAATGGTCGCCAACATGCGGATCGGAAACATGGACGGCTTCTGCGTCGGGGAGCCGTGGGGAGCGCGGGCGATCTTCGACGGCATCGGCTGGACCGCCATCACGACACAGCAGCTCTGGAAAAATCATCCCGAGAAGGTGCTGGGGATGACGAAGGAGTTTGCGGAGAAAAATCCGAAGACGGTCCAGGCGCTGCTGATGGCGATCATCGAGGCCTCTCAACACCTCGACAAGATGGAGAACCGTGCCAAGGTTGCGGAGATCATCAGCCGCAAGGAATATGTCAACGCGCCGACCGAGGTCTTCTTGGGGCGGATCCGGGGGAAGATCGACTACGGCGACGGCAAGACGGTCGACGATCCCGACTATATGAAGTTCTACCGCGGCGGGGAGGTCACTTTCCCCTGCAAATCGCACGGCCTCTGGTTTCTGACGCAGCATCGGCGCTGGGGATTTATCGACAAGCCGATCGACTATAAGAAAGTGGTCGATCAGGTCAACCGGACCGATCTCTACCGGGACGCGGCCAAGTCGCTCGGCATCCCGGTTCCGAAGGAAGAGTACAAGAAGGAGACCCTTTTCGACGGGATCGAGTTCGACCCGTCCGACCCGGAGGGATATGTCCAAAAGTTTAAGATTCGGAGGAGTTGA
- the rpmA gene encoding 50S ribosomal protein L27, producing the protein MAHKKGVGSSRNGRDSHSQRLGVKRFGGEQVLAGNILVRQRGTRIHPGLNVGIGSDDTLFAKISGVVTFERVGRDKKRVSIYPSS; encoded by the coding sequence ATGGCACATAAAAAAGGGGTTGGCTCCTCCCGAAATGGCCGCGACAGCCACTCTCAACGGTTGGGAGTCAAGCGGTTCGGTGGCGAGCAGGTTTTGGCCGGTAATATCTTGGTCCGGCAGAGGGGGACCCGCATCCATCCCGGCTTGAATGTCGGAATCGGAAGCGACGATACGCTCTTCGCCAAGATCTCCGGCGTTGTTACGTTCGAGCGGGTTGGAAGAGATAAAAAGCGGGTCAGCATCTATCCCTCCTCGTAA
- the rplU gene encoding 50S ribosomal protein L21 yields MHAVMETGGKQYRVTTGDVVQVEKCIGQVGDKVEIRSLLLLQDDQGVTVDPEQIKTAKVVGEILQQGRNRKVVVFKKKRRKNYRRTQGHRQAFTRLKIVEIVS; encoded by the coding sequence ATGCACGCAGTGATGGAAACAGGTGGAAAACAGTATCGGGTGACCACCGGTGATGTCGTTCAAGTGGAAAAATGTATCGGTCAGGTCGGCGATAAGGTTGAGATTCGATCCCTTTTGCTCCTGCAGGATGATCAGGGAGTCACCGTCGATCCCGAACAGATCAAAACCGCCAAGGTGGTCGGTGAGATTCTCCAGCAAGGCCGGAATCGCAAGGTGGTTGTCTTCAAGAAAAAGAGACGAAAGAACTATCGGAGAACGCAGGGCCACCGGCAGGCATTCACCCGTCTGAAAATCGTCGAAATTGTTTCATAA
- the ntrB gene encoding nitrate ABC transporter permease, which produces MEKVEMEVVFQATEEAIRGAEEKPAPGPEITAPKRRFRFPRLDRLILPLLVFAIVFGIWEAISRTVAPMLPGPIKTFTHSWDLIRDPFFDRGPNDMGLGWQLLYSLGRVAVGFGLAAAVGIPVGFLVGAVPAFHRAVNPLIQILRPVSPLAWLPIGLATFKAANPAAFFVIFITAIWPIVLNTAFGVQKIPADYISVARILKLSPWRRFTKILLPATLPYTFTGLKISVGIAWLVIVAAEMLTGGIGIGFFVWDEWNNLSLEHIILAIFVIGIVGLILDNAMGWLGRRFDYEVR; this is translated from the coding sequence ATGGAGAAGGTGGAGATGGAGGTGGTGTTCCAAGCGACAGAAGAGGCGATCCGCGGGGCGGAGGAGAAACCGGCGCCGGGTCCGGAGATCACGGCGCCGAAGCGCCGGTTCCGTTTTCCGCGCCTCGATCGGCTGATCCTGCCGCTGCTTGTTTTCGCAATTGTGTTCGGAATTTGGGAGGCAATCAGCCGAACGGTCGCGCCGATGCTTCCCGGGCCGATCAAAACGTTCACGCACAGCTGGGATCTGATCCGCGACCCCTTCTTTGATCGCGGCCCCAACGATATGGGACTCGGCTGGCAGTTGCTCTACAGCTTAGGGCGGGTGGCGGTCGGATTCGGCTTGGCCGCCGCAGTCGGTATCCCGGTCGGGTTCCTCGTCGGCGCGGTGCCGGCGTTTCACCGGGCGGTCAACCCCCTGATCCAGATTTTGAGACCGGTTTCGCCCCTCGCCTGGCTTCCGATCGGACTGGCTACCTTCAAAGCGGCCAACCCGGCCGCCTTTTTCGTCATCTTCATCACCGCCATCTGGCCGATCGTCTTGAACACCGCTTTCGGAGTTCAGAAGATCCCAGCCGATTATATTTCGGTGGCGCGCATTCTGAAGCTCTCCCCCTGGCGGCGGTTCACGAAGATTCTCCTGCCGGCGACCCTTCCCTATACCTTCACCGGCCTTAAGATCTCGGTCGGGATCGCCTGGCTTGTGATTGTGGCGGCGGAAATGCTGACCGGCGGAATCGGGATCGGCTTCTTCGTCTGGGATGAATGGAACAACCTCAGCCTGGAACACATTATCCTGGCGATCTTTGTCATCGGCATCGTCGGCCTGATCTTGGATAACGCCATGGGCTGGCTTGGAAGGAGGTTTGATTATGAAGTGCGATGA
- a CDS encoding response regulator transcription factor has product MMSSDNIKDGLKNHQESLAKFAQGQEIEKNKITGTPYLMSPHSGKENEKTTEIVEKPKTKTKRQMPHKRPLTKREAEIVRLISGGLRNKDVAKTLGISVKTVETHRVNIMNKLALQNLAQLIRYAVQNGLIHIEVENK; this is encoded by the coding sequence ATGATGTCGTCAGATAACATTAAGGATGGGCTTAAAAACCATCAGGAAAGTCTTGCAAAATTTGCGCAGGGTCAAGAAATAGAAAAAAACAAAATCACGGGAACACCTTATTTAATGTCTCCCCACAGCGGCAAAGAAAACGAAAAGACGACGGAAATCGTCGAAAAACCGAAGACGAAAACGAAGCGACAAATGCCTCACAAGAGGCCCCTTACGAAACGGGAAGCGGAAATCGTTCGCTTGATTTCGGGCGGATTGAGAAATAAGGACGTCGCAAAAACACTCGGAATCAGCGTCAAGACAGTTGAAACTCATCGGGTAAACATTATGAACAAGCTTGCCCTTCAGAATCTTGCACAGTTGATACGTTATGCCGTTCAGAACGGGCTCATTCATATTGAAGTAGAAAATAAGTAG
- a CDS encoding CBS domain-containing protein, with amino-acid sequence MKPHYATVGEIKKTNTLSAREETSAFDIALALLESGFHGMPIVNSKDQVVGKVSEIDLINALMEGKDLKETTAGKVMKICPVVIDEATPLEEVAHYMMELHLFRIPVVDRENHLVGTVTRHDVLRGWMGALGLTQEGFWG; translated from the coding sequence ATGAAGCCGCACTATGCAACCGTGGGAGAGATCAAAAAGACGAATACATTATCGGCCCGGGAGGAGACGTCGGCATTCGATATCGCCCTGGCTCTCTTAGAGTCGGGCTTTCACGGAATGCCGATCGTCAATTCGAAAGACCAAGTGGTCGGAAAGGTAAGCGAGATCGATCTGATCAACGCGCTGATGGAGGGGAAAGATCTCAAGGAAACAACGGCAGGCAAGGTCATGAAGATCTGCCCCGTTGTGATCGATGAGGCGACTCCCCTCGAAGAGGTGGCCCATTACATGATGGAGCTTCACCTTTTTCGGATCCCGGTGGTCGATCGAGAGAACCATTTGGTTGGAACGGTGACCCGGCACGATGTCCTGCGAGGATGGATGGGGGCTTTAGGGTTGACACAAGAAGGTTTTTGGGGCTGA
- a CDS encoding GNAT family N-acetyltransferase: protein MDYRTIQFYEDGCWIRSIESEEEYLQAYRLRYEIFCETLGWVPANSTGLEIDRYDSFATLLGLFSEENTLLGMIRLLPPNQPFMLETDFSDLVAPGYQIRKEIDTAEISRLAITPSAKEQGLSSRYLNILLKGLYQWTLVNNVRYSYLEVEKRFWRILQFLGFISTPIGPVKCLPPAGANSMAAILDWEAFRSHNRSRQPEFLEWMATVRSAPVVAQGQWRVHGSKPEVLKEYFGHENSLSVH, encoded by the coding sequence ATGGATTATCGAACGATTCAGTTTTATGAAGATGGATGTTGGATCAGATCGATTGAATCGGAAGAAGAGTATTTGCAGGCTTACCGGCTGCGGTATGAGATTTTTTGCGAGACTCTCGGCTGGGTTCCAGCCAATTCGACCGGATTGGAGATCGACCGGTACGATTCGTTTGCAACATTGCTGGGACTGTTCTCGGAAGAGAATACGCTTCTGGGAATGATCCGTCTCCTCCCTCCGAACCAACCCTTCATGTTGGAGACCGATTTTTCCGATTTGGTTGCCCCCGGATACCAGATCCGCAAAGAGATCGATACCGCCGAAATTTCCAGGCTCGCGATAACCCCCTCCGCAAAAGAACAAGGACTCTCTTCCCGCTATCTGAACATCCTTCTCAAAGGGCTCTATCAGTGGACCCTCGTCAACAACGTCCGGTATTCCTATCTCGAAGTCGAGAAGCGTTTTTGGAGAATCCTTCAATTCCTGGGGTTTATTTCGACGCCGATTGGTCCGGTGAAATGTCTCCCTCCGGCGGGCGCAAACTCAATGGCCGCTATTCTGGATTGGGAGGCATTTCGATCCCACAATCGGAGTCGCCAGCCTGAATTTCTAGAATGGATGGCTACGGTCCGATCAGCCCCTGTTGTAGCGCAAGGGCAATGGCGTGTCCACGGGTCGAAGCCTGAAGTTTTGAAAGAATATTTTGGACATGAAAATTCACTGTCCGTTCACTGA